AAGCAGATATTAAGTCTATTTAAAGATATCACACCGAATTCAGAGACTTACCGTTTTGTGAGCCAGATCATCAATGATCTTCTTAAAAAACATGTGGGTATTTTCTCCTTTGGTTTTATACTGTTGATCTTTTATGCATCCAATGCGATGATCGGTATAATCCGAACTTTTGATAAATCGATTCAGGAACAAAAAGGGTTTATTTTTCACCAGCGTTGGAGAGCCATTCAACTGACAGCGATATTGATCTTACTTGTGATCGGATCCTCCTTGGTATTAATTGGTCAGGATCAATTATTTAGTTTGCTGAAAAGTTTGTTTGACATAAAATCAAAGACCCTTCTTCCTGTGTGGAATGCCGCCAGATGGTTGGTGATTATAGGGTTGGTGTTTTATGGAATCGCTTGTACCTACAAATACGCCCCTTCGGTTCAAAAACGTTGGAAACTAGCTTCACCGGGGGCTTTATTGGCCACTTTTCTCACATTGGCTACTACCCTTGTCTTTTCTTATTGGGTCAGTTTATTTGCAAATTCCAGTTATAACAGGATCTACGGATCCATAGGAACGGTACTGATCATGATGCTATTGATTTATATCAATTCGTTAATTTTATTGATCGGCTTTGAGTTAAATGTAAGTATCACGTATCTTACTAAGGAAGCAGAAGCCCGGAAACTGAAAGAGAAAGCCCAAAACGCCTCCTGATATTGCACTGAAGAAAAATACTTGTTCCTGCATGAACAAGTAATATCTATCATTTGTCACTATAAAAACCATCATTATGAAAACGTTGCTTTATTCGCTGTTTTTTGCGTTCACTGCACTTAATATGCAAGCACAATCACTCCCTGTTGGAGCTGATCTCCCAATGAAGGATGTAAAGATGAAAGATGTATCCGGTAAAGAAGTTTCTATTACAGATGCCATGAAAGCCAATGGTGTTCTCGTGATGTTCTCATGCAATACCTGTCCGTACGTGATTAAAAACCAACAAAGGACACTTGATATTGCTGCTTATGCCAAACAAAATAATATTGGCATCATTCTATTGAACGCTAATGAAGGTACCCGTGGCGGAGATGATTCATATGATGCAATGAAGGAATATGCCAAAAAGCAGGGATACGATTTTTATTACACAGTTGATACAGATTCAAAGATCGCCAATGCTTTTGGTGCCACCAGAACACCTGAACTATTTCTATTCAATAGTGCCGGTAAACTTCAGTATAAAGGCGCAATCGATGATAATCCTAATGATGCAGGGAATGTAAAACGTATTCATGCCAAAGAAGCGATCAGTGAGCTTACTACTGGAAAATCTATTTCAGTAAAAGAAAGTCGCTCAGTAGGTTGTAGCATTAAAAGAAGTTAATTGGATCATTTCCATGATCGTTATATAAGCCGCTTTTAAAAAAGAAGCGGCTTTTTTGTGGAAATAATGAATACGGGCATCATTTTAATAACCAAAACCTGTTTTATGAAGCCTTTTATCATCATTACGTTGTTATTGGCCATCACCTATGCCATCGCAGAAGGGATTCATTATGGTAGTACAACCGGTATTGTACTCGCAACATGTAGCCTGATAGCATTGGGATACGCTATTTATCTGACAGAAAAACTTCACAAACAATTGCGTGAGGAAGCTGAGGGCGAATATTGATGAGTGCTACTGCCCTATTAATTTTTGTAATTCTTGTACCAATCTTTGTTCGGGTAATTGTTGCGCAAAGAATTGACGGTATTGGCGTTTATTGTTGACCATCAATGTTACCGGAATTGCACCATCCCATTTTTCATCGATCTTGGGACAGAATTCATCTGCATTGGTTTCATCCAGCCATACGATCTTGGATTGGTAGTTATTTTTTTTGGCAAAAGCTGCAATACCTTTTGGATAATCCTCTGCGAAATCAAGACTCACCAACAGTAATTGTACTTTTTGATCTTTGAATGCTGCAACAGATTTTTCAAACCAGGGTATTTCCTTGATACAAGGCGCGCACCAACTGGCCCAAAAATTGACCACTAAAGGAACCGAACTGGTGTCGATCATTTTTACAAGATCATTGATCTTTACTTTTTTTATCTCCTGAGCGTGTACGGTCGTTCCGAGTACTATCACCAACAGGAACAAGACAATTTTTTTCATAATGATCTTTTACAAAGGGTCTTCTTGTTTGAAGCCCCATTCATTTAATAATTCAGTTTGTCTTTCGGCAGACATAGAAGGCTGATCATATTGACCTGCTGCCTTTTTTTGACGATACGCTTCATAAATACTTACAGCACAGGCTACCGAAATGTTTAAACTCTGAATAATACCCATTTGTGGGATGATGAAATTACCATCCGCCAATGCCCTGATATCTTCACTTACACCGGAATGCTCATTCCCAAATACCAGTGCTACACTTTCTGTAAAGTCGATGTCATATAAACTTACTGCATCGGAGGATAAATGGGTTGTTAAAATGCGTGCATATTTTTTACGCAATGCTTCAAAACAGGCAGTGGCATCATCAAACTGGTGAATGGTTAGCCATTTGGCAGCGCTACTACTACTTTTCGGACCAAACTTTTCATGCCTGGGGATTTTAGTGGTAAGGATGTATATATCCTGGATACCCACAGCATCACAGGTTCGCATTACAGCAGATATGTTGTGAGGATCTTGCACATTTTCCATTACCACGGCCAAATTAGATTGACGCTGATGTAAAACACGCAATAGTTTTTCTCTTCTTTCAGGTGTCATAGACCCCGAAAATCGGTACTTCATTAGGATTAAACAAATACCGTGTAAAAAAAGCAGGTAATCATACCTGCTTTTTTTGAATTACCATCTGCGGCGATCTCTATCACGTCTATCATCGTCACGATCTCTGCGATCCCATCGGTCATGACCCCGGCGTTTGTCGACGAACACGACGGGTGGACGATAAGCCATGTACTGTCTTGCATAACGATCGCGGTATACTTGTGGATGTCTGAATGGATCTCGATCATTGATCACCACTTTGTATCCACGATGTAAGTCATAATGACGATAAGCACGTGGGAGATCAGAAACATAGATCCATTGTCCTCTTTCAAAATAAACAAATCGACTTGCCGGAATGCTGTAGTACATGTCTATTTCTGGGAAATAATAATAATCTCCTACATGGTTGCCGGGTAAGGCCCATGCCGGACGCTGACCTATATTCACATTCACATTCAATCTAACCTGAGCTTGTGTTATGCCGACCCAAAAAATGGATGACACAATTAGAATGGGTAAAATTTTTCTTTTCATGGTTCACGGTTTTATATGGATATAAAGCCAAACCAGATGCCAAAAAAGAAGCTTTCTGTTAGGGAAATGTGAATTCAGGAAAATCTTGTTGAGGGAACAAGATCAACGAAACTGTATACCTAAACCGGGTTTACCTGAAACGGAAACTTGTCCATGATCATATGTTACACCGGTGGCGATGGATGTTGATAATAGTAGAGGGCCATCCATATCTACATGATCCAATTGCGGAAGGAAATGTGCGATCGCAGCAGAGCCAACTTCTGACTCATTCATGCTACCCATCATCACCTGTAATCCTAATGTTCTTGCTTCTTGTATCATTCTTATGGCAGGTGTGATTCCACTGCATTTTGTGAGTTTGATATTGATGCCATGGAAATGACCGACACATTTCTTGACATCATGTTCCGATACACAACTCTCATCAGCAAACAATGGCAAGGAAGACTGCTGGTATAATAGCTTCATTCCTTCCCAGTTATCTTTGGCAAGTGGTTGTTCGATAAACTCCACTCCTAGTTCTGCGAGCTGTGGAATTTTTTCTAAGGCTTCTTCTGTTGTCCAACCTGCATTGGCATCTATCCTGAAAACAGCATCCGTATGTTGACGCAAAGTTGCGATGATCGAAATATCATTCGCCGTGCCTAGTTTGATCTTATAAACAGGCCAAGGTTTGGCTTTCATTTTTTCCACCATCTTGTCAATGGTATCAATACCAATCGTGTAATCA
Above is a genomic segment from Sediminibacterium sp. KACHI17 containing:
- a CDS encoding YihY/virulence factor BrkB family protein: MIKLQRIIISWKPIAFVIRKSKTTIVPGFQGLPLYDVVLFFFKQINKVGLNERAAAISFNLIMALPAAMIFLFSLIPYFPKSFKVDKQILSLFKDITPNSETYRFVSQIINDLLKKHVGIFSFGFILLIFYASNAMIGIIRTFDKSIQEQKGFIFHQRWRAIQLTAILILLVIGSSLVLIGQDQLFSLLKSLFDIKSKTLLPVWNAARWLVIIGLVFYGIACTYKYAPSVQKRWKLASPGALLATFLTLATTLVFSYWVSLFANSSYNRIYGSIGTVLIMMLLIYINSLILLIGFELNVSITYLTKEAEARKLKEKAQNAS
- a CDS encoding redoxin family protein translates to MKTLLYSLFFAFTALNMQAQSLPVGADLPMKDVKMKDVSGKEVSITDAMKANGVLVMFSCNTCPYVIKNQQRTLDIAAYAKQNNIGIILLNANEGTRGGDDSYDAMKEYAKKQGYDFYYTVDTDSKIANAFGATRTPELFLFNSAGKLQYKGAIDDNPNDAGNVKRIHAKEAISELTTGKSISVKESRSVGCSIKRS
- a CDS encoding TlpA disulfide reductase family protein; translation: MKKIVLFLLVIVLGTTVHAQEIKKVKINDLVKMIDTSSVPLVVNFWASWCAPCIKEIPWFEKSVAAFKDQKVQLLLVSLDFAEDYPKGIAAFAKKNNYQSKIVWLDETNADEFCPKIDEKWDGAIPVTLMVNNKRQYRQFFAQQLPEQRLVQELQKLIGQ
- a CDS encoding RNA methyltransferase; amino-acid sequence: MKYRFSGSMTPERREKLLRVLHQRQSNLAVVMENVQDPHNISAVMRTCDAVGIQDIYILTTKIPRHEKFGPKSSSSAAKWLTIHQFDDATACFEALRKKYARILTTHLSSDAVSLYDIDFTESVALVFGNEHSGVSEDIRALADGNFIIPQMGIIQSLNISVACAVSIYEAYRQKKAAGQYDQPSMSAERQTELLNEWGFKQEDPL
- a CDS encoding dipeptide epimerase — translated: MKLSYRPINLPFEYPFTISNGRTKTHQPSLLVALELGPFMGFGEAPAIAYYDVTVESMIADLEKHRRMIEKFALTEPERYWHYLHHLIPNNPFLVCALDMACWDLFGKMKGKPLYELMHTEWKQPPVTDYTIGIDTIDKMVEKMKAKPWPVYKIKLGTANDISIIATLRQHTDAVFRIDANAGWTTEEALEKIPQLAELGVEFIEQPLAKDNWEGMKLLYQQSSLPLFADESCVSEHDVKKCVGHFHGINIKLTKCSGITPAIRMIQEARTLGLQVMMGSMNESEVGSAAIAHFLPQLDHVDMDGPLLLSTSIATGVTYDHGQVSVSGKPGLGIQFR